DNA sequence from the Marmota flaviventris isolate mMarFla1 chromosome 15, mMarFla1.hap1, whole genome shotgun sequence genome:
GGATCCTGAGATGGCTTGGGCTTGTTGTCAGGCCAGGGAAGAGGCTGTTGAACTCAAGGGGCGGAAGATGATTGGTGTCAGTCACGTTGCTGGATGTTGATTCTTTGTGTCAGCTTGGCTGAGAAGGTCCTGattccattttacagttgagatGAGAAGACTAGCACTCAGGAGAATTCTAATTTTCTCTGAAGTTACTAGCCTGTGGTGTGGCAAAGTACTACACTGTTCTGCACATAATATTCCTGTTTgttatgtaaatttatttatcttgCGATTTATCTTGTAAATCAAGCCCTGCCTGCCAGTTCCTTTCAATTGGGCCTGCGTTGTCAGTGGATTTCCCCTGTTGCCCTCTAGTGGTCAGGGTGTGACTGGCAGGCACTGCGGAGCTCAGCCGCTTCTGATTCCATGGATCACATTCTCCAGCACCTGGGATACTGTTCTTCGTAAGCTGTTCTCCTAGTTTGGTGTTAGGCAAGTTTCAGACCTCAGTACATTTCTATATATGAAACATGAAACCACCCAAGATTGCAAGGTTGGGAATTGATAAGTAAGGTCAGCACTGTGAGGAAAGATTGACAAAGAGACAGTCCCTTGGGCAGGCAGGGGAAAGCCAGTCCCCTTGACCTGGAGAAGAGAGTTCTTTGTTGGAGGCATAAGGATTCCTCAAGGTTTCATCCAGGGATCTGATTCATAAGACCCAGAGGCTTGGTTGACGAACATCCCAAGTGGTGTATCCATGGGTCCCCAGGCTCCAGGTACAAGGTGTGGGACCCAGCTCTCCTGACTGGATGCTTTTCCGTTCAGCCTTTCTTCTCATCTCCACGGATGCTAAGCAGAAAACCTTTCAAGATGGTGAGTCCAGAGCCTGGCAGATTCTCTGCCTAGAACTTGGGCCCTGGTGAGTCCTGACCCCCTTTGGATATTGCATGAGCCCACTCCACCCCCCACTAGGGCCAGTCATTAAAAAACCTTCCCCCCTCACCATCCACATTCCCTGTCTTGGACCTGGCCAAGACCTGGGGCCAGGGAGACCAGCTTTTCTCCTCTGAACACCGGGATAGGTGTGAGTGTGATGGGGGTGGGGTCTGCCTGGGAATCCATTTCTCTGGAGGAACTTCTCAATTGAAGTAGTGGTATGaggtgagaaaaagagaaaggagggaggagttGGAGAGGTGAGAGGTGGAGCAAAAGaggtagaagagagaagaggggagtggGGGTACTGGCTCTTGGTGAGTGaacactttctctcttttccagaGTTACTTAAATTACAGGGTTGTTCAAGAACACTTTTCGAATCAGGTAGGTGAACCTGATGCCTCTCTGGGCCACTCTGCACAACAAAAACCCAACTACCCGATTGCCTTTGCTGCCAATCCCCCTGGCGTGGGCATCTGGCCCTGTGGGCAGGGGGCGGAGCAGTGAAGAAGAGGGAGTGAGGGGAAGTAGAGGCAGGATTTGGAGAAAACAAGTCTTTGGGACTAACTCTTGGGTTACATTCTCTTTCTAGGCCGGCCTGTACTCTCCAGCCTTTCTATAGGTGAGTGTAGGTGAGGGTGTGTGCTGGAGGCAAAGGTGGGAATCCCAACCTGCAGGTAGCAGGCCTGAGGGTAGATTGCCCCTGACTTGGTTTGTCACTATTCTCTGCCCTCCCCGGGTCCTGTGGATGAGAAGGGTCCAGGAGGGCCAACATGGTGAAGGGAAGGACCAGGATGGGGTCACCAAGAGGTTAACCAGGACAGGGGAGAGAGCGGGTGGGCAGACCCTCCAATGAGCCTCAAGCAAATTTGAGGGTGAAGAAAAATGATCACTTGTGATTCAATTCCTAGGAAGAATAAAGGAACATTATTCGCAAGGTGAGTGTTTATTAAGAGGGTTTCTGGGTGGGAGACAGCAGGTGGGTAGACCCTCCAATGAGCCTCAAGCAAATTTGAGGGTGAAGAAAAATGATCACTTGTGATTCACTTCCTAGGGAGAATAGAGGAACCTTTTTGGCAAGGTGAGTGTTTATTAAGGGGAATCTGGGGTTTCTGGGTGGGAGATTAAAGGCCAAGGTAAAGAAGCCAGTCCCAAATTAGAGTTTCCTtgcaactgagaaaaaaaatttactcccaAATGACCACTTTGGTTAgctccactcattcattcatgcgCGCGGTCACCATTTGTTGAGGACTTATTGCCCAGCAGGCTTTACAGAATGCCCAGCTCTTTGGAGATTCCACTGAGGAGATCTCTCACTCTCAGTAAGTCACCTTGAAGCTCCCTGAAGCCCCCTGGGGAAATCAGCCCCCAATATCTACCATGGATCAATTCTTTATGCATGTTGAAGGTACTGGCACAACTGCATAATAAAGGTAGACCCTGTGTGCTAAGTGCTTTAGAAACacaaactcatttaatccttgccATATCCCCATTTAACAGATATGGAAACCGATCTCAGAATACCTGAGATTTTTCTCTCTAGAGCCCAACACTGGATTTCACAGGATCCCTGAACTGTCCCAGAAATAGCCACTTGGTCTTTTCCTCCAACTTGCAATGACTGTTTTGAGAATGTCTACATCTGCTCTCAATATGCTGTTCTTTCAGAGCCTGGGATCAGTCATCGTTCCAGCCTCATTATAGTCCCATCCCTGGAGCCCAAGCAAGCCAATAGCAGAGGCGCTTTTGGTCAGTAGCTGAAAAGGATAGAGGTGTTTGGCTGATTTTGGTGGGAAGGGCCGTCATCCCAGGGAGGTTCTAACTAAAGATCGTTCCCACTTTTTGGTTGGTGTTGATGGCGGAGGGCAGATTTCCAGCATCTACAAGAGGAGGTTTTCCGGAAAACTGAGGCCCTGGCCCAGCTCTCAAAGGACATTCAGGGTGTCGTGTTCTACAATATCCTGCCCATGCTCGGGGACAGAGGAGCTCTGCAGGACCTGATGGATGTGGTGAGGATGTCCCGCAGCTTCCTGGGGCTGTCAGAGCTGTCGGGGGGACATGTAGGACATATGGGCACCGATATACCTGAAGGAGGAGGCGTGAGCAAGAGGCCAGGGAGTGAGGAGGATGTCAGAGTGGGGATTCTGGCCTAGGCACAGTGACCGGGGCCACAGAGCAGCCTCCCCCATCTCTAGAGACCCTTGGAATCTGCTGGTGGAGATAGAGAGCCATCAGCCCACTCCTTGGTCATCACTGATGGACACAGGAGACACTGGCAGATCACACCACGATGATGTTATTACTGTTGTCATTAACAAGCCACCTGTCTCCTGTAGCTGGACTTGGACAGCTGGGATCATTTGAAAGGCCCTGGCAGCATAATCCTAAATAAACTGCGACAGGGCTCAAGACCTCCGTGGGTTAAGCCACAGGACAGCATTCTTTACCTTCTTCAAGCCATGATGGGTAAGAGTGATTTGTGGGCAGAGTGGGAGAGGCACCGTTGGCCCCAGACCCTCTGAATGAACGCTTTAGGTGCCACTGCTCCAGAGTACTTCAGTTATCATGATCCTTTTCATCTACCCTCTCTCCAAGTTTAGGAGGGCCCAGTGTGACACTGACCAAGGACTAGAAAGTGACTGACTGTTGATCGTATAACTGATCCTTGAGGCAGAAGATCCCAACCTCCACCCTAAAACCCACACCCTGGATTATGCTGTTCAGTATCTTGGAGACATTCAAGAGTAGAAGgagagctgggcacggtggtgcacgcctgtaatcccagcaatttgggagattgaggcaggaggatctcaagctcaaagcccacctcaacaacttagtgaggccctatgcaacttagtgagaccccgtatcaaaataaaaaagttaaaaagttaaaagaaagaaaaaaataaaagaggctgaggatatagctcagtggtaaagcaccctgggttaaatccctagagccaaaaaaaaaaaaaaaaaaaaaaaaaaggtagaaggaAGAACTTCAGCCGACGAGCAGGGTTTATTCTTCTACCTCAGCATTCCCCTCTCACTGGTCTCTAGTCCATGGTGAGAGAGTACCTGAACTCTGTCACTCTTCCTCCACATCTCTCCCTCCCCTAGTGCTGAGTGACACCCAACTTGAACTCCTGGCCCTGTCCATGGAGAAGAGGATTCTGCTCTGGCAACGAGAGTTGGTGAGAAATCCCCAGGGGCCAGCAGTCCAGGGAGGAGGGTGAAAGAAGGAGGGTAAGAATGGTTCTGAGGATTCTGAGAAAAGAGAGAGGGTTCATGTTTCCTCTGGAGGGGAGATGGGCACTTGGAAATCCCTGGCTACATTCTCCCTCTGGGAGCAGGCCTCTTGGGTCTGAGGTTATGTCCAGAGCAACTCTGTTTTCATGCCAAACCCACCAGTGGGCCCCAACAGGCCCAAAATATCCATATAGGAACTATGTGGCTTTATAATAAGGGGACGTGAGTAATCCACACCTTGATTTCACTACAAAGGCACCATTTCAAGCTGCTCTTTACCTATACTGTACACAAGTACTGATTCATATTGCatgcacatatgtatgtacacccatgcacacacatctACAAATATGTGTGTGCAGACATATACACATGTACCCATGCATCCGGACAGCCAAACATCACTATTGTGCAGGTAAGCTTTAGCAGTACCATTTCATAGCAGAGGAAGCAATGCACAATGCTTTTCAACCACTGATCACGCCCTGGCTTGGCCCCAAAGCTCCTGCTTCCATTGTTCTGCCTGGTCCTCGATGTTGGGATAGATGATTTCTCCCCCCATCTCCAAGGTTCGACTGTACAATCGGATAACTCTTCTTCTAGGTAAGGATCATCCTAGAGCCGAACTTCAAGTACCCATGGAGCATCCCCTTCACCCTCCCCCCAGAGCTCCTCGCCCCACTCCAGGGTGAGGGCTTGGCCATCACCTATGGTTTGCTGGAGGAGTGTGGCCTGAAGATGGAGCTGAGTAGCCCCAGGTCAACCTGGGATCTGGAGGCCAAGATGCCTCTGTCTGCCCTCTATGGGACTCTGTCATTGCTGCAGCAGCTGGCAGAGGCCTAAGCCCTCCCTGCGCCCGTCCTTGGTGGGCTTGGGAGACAGTGCTGTGCCTCTTTGCTTTTCCAGGTGGGGTAGAGACAGGGGTCTGCAGAGACTCAAGGGGATGTTCTCGGGTGATGAGAATATGCTCTCCCTTGGCATGGGCTCACGTGACTGTCAAAGCTCCTCAGTAAAGCAAAGCTCTGAGGTGAcactttgggaagtgattggatgaTGTGGGCTCTGGCCTCTCCAGTGGATTAATTCATCCAGCAGACCACGGGGAGATGGCTGaacctgtaggcaggtggggcatggctggaggaagtaagtcactgccGGCCTGCTCTTGGGGACCATATCTTGTCTTgggccccttcctctctgtctgcttcttggGTTACATGAGCTGAGTAGCCCTCCTctaccatacccttctgccatgatgtactgttttacctcaggcctagagcaatgggACCAGCTGACTATGGATTCAAACCACCGAAACCgcagccaaaataaatcttttctcctcaaaGTTGTTCTTATCGGTTTTTCGGTCACAGAGGCAAAAAGCCGACTAAGGCACTCTCTCCTCCTcgtcccagcctctggtaactgcTAGTCTACTATCAACTTCTGTGACGTCAGTCTCTGCCCAGTCTTCACAGGAACTTCTTCCTCATGGGCCtttgtctctttgtttttatGGGGATACCAGTCACCTGGGTCACTCTAATGCAGGGTGACCTCTTTTCAACTTAATGCActtgtagagattttttttctaaatgagatTACATCCTGAAGTTCTGGCTGGATGTAAATTTCTAGGTGAATGTACTGACTGCAGGG
Encoded proteins:
- the Gsdmc gene encoding gasdermin-C isoform X1 → MALLSASSSNMPSIFERVSKKMVKNFGGKDLRPVKSLLDATHFRQFSILRKNPQSQFWEQPDIPVEYSLMDILASGSSVPEVEVTRPFFFSDTVIQKWKAGVSVSAGVDGSATGEFTQSRGSTLEFQKVTVPSRNLERLQNSKLLDPEPSFLKHCRERGDNLYVVTEVVELTTSTTLHDKSSVNTLGKLSGSWNTLIKGEVQGQIVKDGAMTLTIPQGTVMAYKKKQLVIKGNGVTFLLISTDAKQKTFQDELLKLQGCSRTLFESGRPVLSSLSIGRIKEHYSQGRIEEPFWQEPGISHRSSLIIVPSLEPKQANSRGAFDFQHLQEEVFRKTEALAQLSKDIQGVVFYNILPMLGDRGALQDLMDVLDLDSWDHLKGPGSIILNKLRQGSRPPWVKPQDSILYLLQAMMVLSDTQLELLALSMEKRILLWQRELVRIILEPNFKYPWSIPFTLPPELLAPLQGEGLAITYGLLEECGLKMELSSPRSTWDLEAKMPLSALYGTLSLLQQLAEA
- the Gsdmc gene encoding gasdermin-C isoform X3 produces the protein MALLSASSSNMPSIFERVSKKMVKNFGGKDLRPVKSLLDATHFRQFSILRKNPQSQFWEQPDIPVEYSLMDILASGSSVPEVEVTRPFFFSDTVIQKWKAGVSVSAGVDGSATGEFTQSRGSTLEFQKVTVPSRNLERLQNSKLLDPEPSFLKHCRERGDNLYVVTEVVELTTSTTLHDKSSVNTLGKLSGSWNTLIKGEVQGQIVKDGAMTLTIPQGTVMAYKKKQLVIKGNGVTFLLISTDAKQKTFQDELLKLQGCSRTLFESGRPVLSSLSIEPGISHRSSLIIVPSLEPKQANSRGAFDFQHLQEEVFRKTEALAQLSKDIQGVVFYNILPMLGDRGALQDLMDVLDLDSWDHLKGPGSIILNKLRQGSRPPWVKPQDSILYLLQAMMVLSDTQLELLALSMEKRILLWQRELVRIILEPNFKYPWSIPFTLPPELLAPLQGEGLAITYGLLEECGLKMELSSPRSTWDLEAKMPLSALYGTLSLLQQLAEA
- the Gsdmc gene encoding gasdermin-C isoform X2 — encoded protein: MPSIFERVSKKMVKNFGGKDLRPVKSLLDATHFRQFSILRKNPQSQFWEQPDIPVEYSLMDILASGSSVPEVEVTRPFFFSDTVIQKWKAGVSVSAGVDGSATGEFTQSRGSTLEFQKVTVPSRNLERLQNSKLLDPEPSFLKHCRERGDNLYVVTEVVELTTSTTLHDKSSVNTLGKLSGSWNTLIKGEVQGQIVKDGAMTLTIPQGTVMAYKKKQLVIKGNGVTFLLISTDAKQKTFQDELLKLQGCSRTLFESGRPVLSSLSIGRIKEHYSQGRIEEPFWQEPGISHRSSLIIVPSLEPKQANSRGAFDFQHLQEEVFRKTEALAQLSKDIQGVVFYNILPMLGDRGALQDLMDVLDLDSWDHLKGPGSIILNKLRQGSRPPWVKPQDSILYLLQAMMVLSDTQLELLALSMEKRILLWQRELVRIILEPNFKYPWSIPFTLPPELLAPLQGEGLAITYGLLEECGLKMELSSPRSTWDLEAKMPLSALYGTLSLLQQLAEA